One Apteryx mantelli isolate bAptMan1 chromosome 2, bAptMan1.hap1, whole genome shotgun sequence genomic window, AACTAATCAATATTAGTTTATATCCAGTTGAATAAATTAGGGTTGATTTGTATtctgatttggggaaaaaaatgcatacagaTTTTGATTCAGCTTCTCTTCATCTTACACTTTGCAAACTTCTGGTTAATGTAGCCGTATAACTGTTTCAAATGCTATGGaaattttgtttggatttttatgCCAAGTTATTTAACAAATTAGAAGTAGTATTAATGGTCATATAAGCCTAGGGTAATGTCCATTAATTGGaatattattgaaataaaataaacatttaaattatTTGTGTATATTTTGAAGCAGATATCTGCTTTAATATGTTGAAGTATTTGCTGCCACTCTTTGACTTATGTTTACTCAACGCAGTTGACCTGAGTTTAAGGTTCTTAAGCTGCCTGCTCTTCTTTTCTGTATATTTAATAAATTTAGAACTGAGTAGCATCTCAATTTTTGTATTGTGGTCTATGGCATTTGGTTTTGAAAATGCTGTACTATATACTCATTTGCAAACTTCATTTTGAGTTACTGTGTTTCTTATATGTGGATTAGAAAGAAATCTCAAACATGAGATTTCCCAACTTTGCTGCAGAACTACTGTTGGATAGTAAATTCAGGTAGTTGATGTTGTTTCACCAGCATGTTTTTCCTTGAGATACAAATCTTAATTCTGTTGAAAATATAGGTACAACTAGCAAGTAATGTTGGCAGTCCTGTGTTCAGATTTTCATCCCCAATTGTAAAATCAACTGAGGCAGAAGTGCTACCTCCATTGTCTGTAAGTAAATATTGTAGAagcttaacttttttttcagGATCTTAGTAGAATGTTGCAGAACAATAAAATAGAGTTGGCTTCAATAAGGGGGAAACGAATATATAGGTTTCTGGCATATGATTTGTTATTCAGCATGTATACTTATACTTAAAGTTTATAGAACAGatttcagttttatatttgtgtgaaattttattaaaatttcttttgtgtcagaatttgaaagcttttttttcttttttttctgtagcagatCGGGTTTACGTTTAGTGTTCCTGTTGTAAAATCAGCAGAGCTTTCTGGATCCAGTGATACGCCAGTGACATCCCTACTTACCCTAGGTAACTGAAATTTTAGCATTTCAGGTTGGAGATGTTGATTTATTTTTGAATCATAAATactaaatctgtttttctgtgagCATGTTAGCAATTTCAGGAAGCAAATGCATATGGTTTCATGAGTTTCAGAGATGGTAAAGAAGTTTGTTTTTAGTATTTCCTATCAAAGCAAGGTGTTTCAGTGTTTGTAGCTCATCATTAAACTACCTCTTTCTGTGGACCTAGCTCTCCAAACTACAGTCTCAGTAGGATGCTCTGCTTCTTGCCTCCTTTAGAACTGGGCTCAGTCTATTGTACATTTCCCTTGATGTACTGTATTGCTCGCTCAGAATCAGCTTTAGGCTATGTGGAGAGGAGAGCTTCAGAGGCATGTGAAGGACAACTGCCATGACAGTGTAACAATGTGCGGAGACTTTTTTTGGCATAATGTAACTGGAAGTAGAACTTGGTTCAGTTGTCCAAACTGAAACTTGATTAAGGCTGACACATTCCAAAATGAAATTAAGCTTTCTTGGTAGAAGATCTGCGATTTTCAGGGAGGAAGTAAATATATTTAGAGTGTTGGTTTTACTTTCACTTAATTGGAGGAAAAAAGTACTTGCAGTTTTTCCATCAGAATTATTTTTTAGGCACTCTAAACTTTTTAACAGAATTGGTATTAATTTTTAGTTATGAATTGACTTTAAATAGGAGACATGTATATGCTCTagaaattaaaaagtattttttatttgctGTAAGTACAAAGTTCTGGACGTCTGTGGTATTTTTCAGTGACAGATCTGCTTTTTCTGTTGTAAATACATTGTAAATATTCATATACTGAAGTATATGAGTTGgaaatttttgtttttagaaaatgtGAATGTGTTGTTTTAAGCGGATTGCTCTGTGAAagatctttttttgttgtttttaaagacacCACCACTGTAAACAGCACCAGCAATAAGAAGGAAGAAAACGAAGAGTACGATGGCCCCTTCAAACCTGCAAAAGTCTTAAAAGAAGGGAGTGTGTTAGATATTCTAAAAAACCCTGGTGAGATGATGAACTACTTTTTAAAAGACACTGCGTAAAACATGTTAGCATACATTGATAAAGAACTTTAATGTCATGATTAATATAATATTAGCTATGAAGACGCATGTAGGAGTACATTGCATAAGCACTGCGTCTGTTAAGATGGGTCTGCCCCTTCTATCATAAGTGGCTTATAATGCTGAAAGGAAAACTGCAACTTCAAAAACAAATGGATTGCAGCTCCTTTATGTGTTGTAAGAGAAGTGTAAAGAGAATTAGTCAAATAATCAGTgttccattttaaataaataaaatttaaaaatagaattgtTAGGAAAATTTTTGTAAAGCTCAACATGCCTCTCTCACCTTCACCAGTCCtcgtgggaaaaaaaagaagaaaaaaaaagatagttttgTTCCTAAAGAGATTTCAAAAGCTGCAAGTCTTTTGGCCTTTTGTTAAAACAATTACTATGGattgtattttaaattttaaacaaaagtggTATGTTTCACTTCAGCTTCAGTTGCTTCAGGATATTTTTTTGATGAAGGGACaaatttttatactttttaagaAGACGGTACCTTTTTTATATTAGAAGGagctaaaagacagaaaatacataCTGCATGCATTTGGTTTAAGGAAAGGCCTATGAGTGAGGTGGCAAATTATTTATCAGTTTAAGAGAAGCAGGATCTAAATCCACGTTGCTCAGAGActcaactttaaaaaaatgaattaaaagtaaTTTGAGCTACTATTCAAGATGCATTGCCTTAATGTTTTCTTGAGTGTTTCAATATTAGTACTTCGTATTTTCTGTAAAGTTGGCACCTTTAAATAGGATTTGGCCTGTATGCGATGCATTTAGAACACAGATTATAGATATGAGACAATTAATTGCTCTGTCCTTCTCATTTTTTTGTTCCTTAATGTTCGCCATCAGTGGGGAAATACCATGTAGATAGCTGCTCCAAGCACAAACTTCTGTACAGTTGCTGAAGTAAATGTGAGTCAGCTGCTACAGCAGGAATAGCTTTAGAAATTTGATTTGAGTGGACGTAGCATCTTAAAATGAAACTGGATTATTTCCGTTCGTGGATGTGATAGCTTTCAGTGCTGTTCATAAGAGTGCCAAGCAGTGAAGGTTTTGCTTAAAACTTTCTTGGAAATTAAGAGGTAAATGAAGCTTTAACTAAATGTTCTGTTGTGTCCCAGTGCAGCATATGAAATTTCATCCCTTTAGATAAGATTTCCAGGGGCTTCCTGTTACACTTTGTCAGAATATGCAGTTGCAACCATTGGCACTTGGGTTTACATTTATGCCGTCTATTATTACAAGTGGCTTCGTTACGGGCAGTGAGGTGCCGCTTTAGTGGTAagctcttcctgtttgtttgtgTCTTTTCTAGGCTTTACTGCTCTGAAGGCCCACACCTCTACAGCTGCACAGCCTGTTACAGCAAGCACAGTGGTCTATACAAGACCCGCAATAAGTAGTTTTTCTGCAGGTAAAGAGACCTCTAAACAAGCTTCATCGTATTGGCAGTCTGACACGTGCAACCCATGTCTGCAGAACAAGGCCACGGATAGCAAATGCGGAACCTGTCAAGCTGCTAAAGTGTCGACAGCTGAGAGTACAAAACAGACGATAAGCTCGAGTCCAAGCAGCATCTCTAAGTCCGCAGCCCCCACAGCAGGGGCGCTGGGCTTTGGAGACAAATTTAAAACAGCACCTGGAACATGGGATTGTGATACGTGTCTAGTCCAGAACAAACCTGAAGCTACCAAATGCATCGCGTGTGAGACACCAAAGCCTGGCACAGGAGTAATGCCTGCTCTTACACTGCCAGCAGTCACGGACACCTCGGCGACAGTTACTTCCTCCTCCAGCGGCACTGACGCAGCGGTCGCCCCGGGGTTTGGAGACAAGTTTAAGAAGCCAAAAGGCTCCTGGGACTGTACAGTGTGCCTTGTGTCAAATAAGGCCGAAGACAGCAAATGCGTAGCCTGTCAGTCCGAGAAACCAGGTATGTGGTTTTGCCTCCTCTTGCTTCACATCTCAGCTTCTGCAGATTCTTCACAGAATAAAATGAATTGCTCATTTAAACAACAGATCCGAAGCAGAAGAGCTGTATGGCCAAGAGGGAGGATGGATTAGTACCTGCCTGCAGGAGCGATTACAGGCGCTTCTGAGGTGTCAGCCAAGACTCAGCCTGGCACGTGAATTGAACTGACTGGGGAACGTATTAGTACAGAGCTGAAGCCAAGCAAAAATAGCGGGCTTTTGCAGCTGGTCAGGAAAGACGGCTGGCTTGGACGCCTTAATTAAGCTGCAGCCAATTTACTAACTTTCCCTGGGGAAAAATGGAGGAGTTAAACATTActgctttttctccttcaaaaCAGGATTAGAAACAGTATTTACAAAACATGGCTGAAAATGCCTTGGACCCACCATTTGTACGCAATTGAGGGGAGGTAGGAAGCCAGGTTTCAAGACTGTGTAGACTTAACCAGTCTCCTTAAACAAACCCCTGTGTGCAGACACACCTGTGAAGGCCAGGGGTAGCCCTCCAGACCACGAGTGACCCTTTGGGTGTGTTGTCCATTGTTTCCCCTTCCAGGCGATTGTAACTGATTTTGAGTGTGGTGAATTTATTGTTGTTTAAAGCATAAGTAACTATTTCACTGTTGAATTTCTTTGGCTGTAAGCATCATTTAATACACGGTTACAACCACCAAGAACACCTTTTCAAAGatgtcctgaaaaaaaaaaaaccctggactCGATTTTGCTTTTGTAACCGTCCCCAACAGTAAGAGTGAAATGTCTTCAGCTGGGATGATGTGTTTCAGAGGGAGGTTATTCTCTTGGACACTGGAGTGATCAGCTTTAGAGTGATCAGCTGGCACTTTTGCCTTTCATTCGCGGCAAGGAGGAGTTTTGGAAAGGAGGGCTTTACTGTGACCATTGTGGGGCAGAGAACTGCCTAGTTATGTTGCACTGGTCAAGGGGAAGAGCGATTCCAGTCAAAGGAGAGGATAAGAATTCTCTCAATGTGCTGGGGAAGAGAAGACCCCTTCCTGTCTTCACGGTTTTGAACTGGAGACATTAAAAGTCACCTTCTCGTAAAAGTCACCCTCAGTGGTTTAAAACTGTAGGGGCGAGTGCGGGAATTGCCTTCCATCCAGAATGCTTTTGCGTTCTGGAGTCCCACTTCAGTCCTCATATGTGTGACGCTAAAGTTGTCTGTTGCGGTGCCACATCAAGTGACACCTCTTcctctccggggggggggggggggggggggagtccaaAGGAAAGTGTTGTCTCTTTGGGACCTCCTTATGGCGGTTTCTGCCGCTGCTGAAAACAGCGTCGCTTGTGTAACTGGGCACAGAGTTGGGGATTTGGGAGTCTTGAGTTCCTTGCCTCTTTTTTGTCGTGGTGTAGCTTTGAACAAGTCTGTCTTTGGAACTGGCTGATGAATCAGCCTGATAAATGGTTCACAGCCTCACATCACCTTACAGTGACTGTAAGCTGAGTAGTGCTAACACCGACTAACAGTTACTGCTGTCACCAGAAACGCGTTCTGTAGTTTTAGCTGAGGATGGCACCTTTCATTTACGCCCAAAATGGGCCGTGTTGCTGCATCATATGAAACACACTTGCTGTTAGTGTGTGACATTGGTTCCATTTGTGCTTAAAATTATGTAATAGGTTATAAAGAAGAAACTGGGTATTTCTATTACATTCCTTAGGTTCTTGGATTGAGTTTGCCTGAAGTGACTTAACTTACTGGGCTTTGCACTGTAGTACTTTGTCCACTTCACAAGCTAGCAGGCATTTAAGAGTTCCTCAAAGTGCTTGTGTTCACTTTAGTTAAACAGCCTgcttaaatattattttccttaaCGCTTAGGGAGCTCAGTGCCTGTGACCAGTAGCAGtgcttctgccttttctgcttcttctgGAGGATTGCTGGATTTAGACAAATTCAAGAAGCCTGAAGGAAGCTGGGACCGTGAGGTCGGCTTGgtccaaaacaaagcagaagccaCCAAATGTGTAGCCTGTGAAAATGCAAAGCCAGGCACCAAAGCAGAGCTCAAAGGTAATACTCAATGAGGAAAAGGAGCGTGTGCATTCTgtgatatattttcttttttttcagtagtaCTGTAATATTTCCTTTGAGGTACAGCAGAcctgttcatttttcctccagGAATTTTGCTTAAGTAAGGTAATGTGCCTCCATTTCCCACCCCCCTGAGCGAATTTATGCTTTTTAGAGAAGAGCTTTGATTAAGGGCATACTAGTTCTTTACATGCCTTATGTTCTGCTCGTCTGAAGTTTAGacttaaggggggggggaagcatgaTCTTTGAAATAAGTTATTAGTATATTTTTCAAAGTCGGGGGTGGACAAAAGAATGCCTTTGTGAAAAGGTGCATGTAGAGAGGGggtattttgttttggggttgAGGTTTTTGGTAAAGCAGCTTTGTTGCAAAGTTAACATTATTGCTCCTTTTGCAGGGTTTGGTACTGCTCCTGTGTCCTCAAATGCTGCAACGCCGTCATTTACATTCGGTGTTCGGTCATCATCCTCTGACTCTTCTTGTACATTAGGCAGCTCAAGAAGTTTTGCATTCAGTGAACAAGGGGCCTTCAAGTTTGGTATTGCATTTGAATCTGCATCCTCCAACACTGGGACTGGGGGATTTAAGTTTCCCAGCAGTTCAGGGGACTTCAAATTTGGAGTTTCCTCCTCAGACTCCAAAGCCGAAGACtgtaagaaagaagagaaaaacagcagttTTACTTTTGGACTTCCACCTACGAGCAGCCAGGCTCCTTCAACGTTTCAGTTTGGGGCAGggagcctggggcagcaggaaaagaaggaggaaccAGTCTTGGGAGGCTTCGGTTTTGGCACAAGTTCTACTTCTTCCATAGCTCCCACTGAGAGTAAGACAGGAGTCAGCGGCTTCGGTTTTGGAACCGTGGCAGAAAAGGAGGTTGCGTCGGCTTCCTTTGCGTTTAAGAAGTCCGACGAGAAAAAGGACGAAACTCCTTCCACAAAGGCAGGCTTCTCTTTTGGCAATGTGGAGTCCGCACCTGCCTCACAGTTTGTtttgggaaggacagaagagaaacAGGACCCTGTCACTTCTGCTGCTCCACTAGTGTTTGGAAAGAAAGCTGACAGTGAAGAGCCAAAGGCACAGCCTATCTTTTCATTTGGGAAGCCTGAGCATACCAAAGAGGAGAGCACAGCAAAATCTACGTTCAACTTTAGTTTCATAAAACCCTCAGAGAAGGAAACTGAGCAGGCAAAGCCAGCTTTCGCATTCGGGGCACAAACCAGTACTTCAGGTAACAGGACGTCTTTTGGCTTCGCTCGTCTGCGCGTACGCATCAAACAATACCTCTGAAGCCATACTAGACAAAATGGATGTATGGCATTTGACGTATGAATGCTTAGAGCTTTAGAAAAGGCTTTACTCTCTGCCGCGCGTCCGTCTTTATGGTTGTTGACGTGTAGAGAATTTGCAGCAATCCCTTTCTAGATTTCAGTGAGTTTTAACATTAGGGTTAAACAAAAAATCCACCAGACCTCAAAGAACCTGTATTACATCTTGCGCAAGCACAGAAGTTGTTACTGTCTCAATGGTAACAGCATAGTTGGGGATAAAATCTTTAGTATGGTGCAATATAGAGGCCTTACTCTAGCATTTCTTTTCATAGGGAAAGGGAACGAGAGAAGAGAATATTCCCGTGCAATTGCATCTATGCTACAGGGTGTACTGCTGTAACCCTACTGTTACAAAGCTATAAACATGGCTTAATAGATTTAATCATGCAGTATTGTATTTCGTTAATTTGTTGAAAGACCACAGtgaaaaatgaagtttctttAGTGACCATCACTGTGTGAGAAATTCTGGTTGTTAAATTCCATTTGTATCATCTAGCAACCGTCTCTTATAAAACAGAATTCTTTATTAGCTTCTGAAGGTTTATATGAAAGGACATCTGTAAGTTACCCTGAATAAAAGCAGTGCACAGATTATATTGATTTTAATCACAGTATTTGTATGGTTGAACTGCTACTGAACAAATAAATTTTGGGAGGATTGTGGGATTTGGATTgatgggtgggtttttttcctccagttacaGTTCTGGAGTTTAGTCTAGTCTTGGAAATTTGATGCGAATGCCCTGtgtaaaaaaggaaatttcaacAAATGTTCTTCAAAATGGTATAGTCCCTTAAAAATGGGATGGATGAAAAGGTGCCTTAACTGCTGGAAAAAAGATAGTGGGGAGTTGGAAACAAGATTACAGACAAATTAGTAATGAGAATTGGACAGAGGAGCAGCTTAGGAAAAGCTGAagaatgctttatttaaaaaatagctcTCTTTCAGGTGTGTAAAACTGCAGATCAGTGCTTTTTAACAGTGCTCTTGAGAGAGAGTTGTTCTCAGTTGTTCTTAAAGACAGGTCTTGAAGGTGCTCAACTAACTTGAGCTGGAAGAATTAGGCTGGAAGGCAGTAAGCTTTGTCTGACTTAAAGCTGTAGGAATAGGGCTGTATTTTTAGAGTAAGCTACAGAACAAACAGTAACACTGCATTTTTCAATGAAACTGTTCCAGGTGATTGATGTTGTTCCCCTAAGAACttccaaaatacacttttttccaAAGAGTTCAGAGGTACTGGTTAATACTGGTTCAGATATTTCTAGCTAATGCTTAATGTTCATAACCGCTAAAGCCCAGATTTAAGTGGTGTTCCTGTTTTTCATAGTTCTTCCATTCCTTTAATTGTGGATGGCAATGGCAGCAATGAGCATATTAAATCTGGATTTTATGCAAGTGACAGAGTAGCTAGGATAGTAGTTGAGCTGTTATTCAGGATGGCTGTTTGTAGTGCTGTACTTCTGTTTGGCATTTCTGAGGTGGTTTATGTACTGTTCTTCTTCTCAGATCAAGGAGCAGTGAAGCCAGCCTTCAGCTTCTTGAGCTCTAGTTCCTCCAGCACAGCTGTACCCACATCTTCAGCCGACAGCAGCAATGTGTTTGGCAGCTCCACCGCTTCCTCAAATCATCAACCAGTTCCTGCTCCCTTTGTGTTTGGACAAGCCAGCAACACTGTGAGCAGCTCTGCTTTTGGCAATTCTGCGGAATCTACAGCATCTCAATCATTTGGCTTCTCTCAGGAAAACAAACCAGCAACCACATCCTCCAGCACTGGTGCGGCTGTTGCTCCATTTGTCTTTGGTTCGGGAGCCAGCAGTAGCAATGCAGCAAATTCTGGCTTTACCTTTGGAGCCACAACCACATCAAGTTCAACAGGTACATTTTAAATAGATGCTCTTCTCTGTTTTTGCCATAAGAATAGGGGACCAAGGAAATACTGTTTTATGAATATTTTACTTTGGAGAATGTGTTTAAGAACTGGCAGTGGCATTGATTTATGCACTGGACAATTCTTTACTGGCTTTTAATTTGTATAGGAACTTTTCATCATGAGAATGATAGTTTCCCGCTTTTCAGTATCAGGCCGGTGCTTAAGGTTAAAAGTAAATGAATTATGacattcctcatttttctttcccaTACCTACAACTCCCAAGCATTGTAAATAATGGCAAGATTTGCaaaatcttttccttgacaagTATATATAAACACAGCATGTTTGCATGCAGTTGCTGCTGCTTAAAGATTATATTTGTTTCTAATAAGTTGATGCGTTATGGTCAGTGTTTGTTTTTCAATTTTCCACTAATTCAGTGAAGACAGAGATGAGACTCTAAAGTTTTATTCATGCTTTATATTCATTACTTCACTGAAGGCCTGCTTGAATTTAGCAGTATGACACAACACTAAAGCTGCTAAATAGTTGTATTCCTGCTAGCCTAGCAGTTGTTGGAAGTAAAATTGAACCTGTAAGGAAGATGCATCTATTTTGACACTTTATTAAGCAGTGTATTACTGGTTGTTTAACCTTGTCATTCCCAGAAATTAAATTTACTCATTTTTTGGATTATCAGAAGCAATTTGTAATTAGGACATGGAATTATAAGCATTACTGTGAGAGAATAGTTCTAAATTATGTCAATCAGCAAATCAGCAAATCAAATTAACCTGCTTTCAGAGTCTTTTCACTAGAAGACTGAAAAATCttcacaaaggattttttttttttttaatgcagaagccTTCAACTTTATATTAACTTCACTGtacatctgtttttcttcttcctggaaagaaaaacagtcaGCCATTCCAAGTTATGGTGCAATAGATGGTATTTACTGTTGCATGATGGCCACTTGAATTGCATTAAGATTAATAACTGCTTAAAATGTGCCCTTTTGCTTGGCAGATCTGCTGGATGTTCAGAGTCACTGTTCAGTCATGTATTTCTGTTTCATTATTTCTGCTGGCTGTGCAGAACTGAAACAGTTAAATGAACGAGCTGATATCTGTTGATGTTGCATAGAAAGGGACAGAGTTACTCTACTAAACTGAGTTTTTGAGTGCAGCCAGATCACCGGGAGCTTGATTTAGCCTCCAGAACTTGATGAATGAACATTTGGGCAAGGAGGAGGGTGCAGTTGCTAGGAGGACAAAAGATTTATTCAGAGCTATATTTTTAATGTGTGACAAAACCAAATTGAATATTCTCTATATGTGATATAAACAGCTTTTagtaaatataaattaatatgtacTATTCAGGGCAGTCCGTTGTAAACGTGAATCTTAACACAGTAATTTGAGTCTAGACAACCATGGTGTTTGAGATGAGTTTTATCTTATTCTTGTAAACATGCTGTTTTTCATGCTTCTTAGAGGAAAAGGTGCAATTTATGTTATGGTTGAGGTAGTGTTTGTTTTACTTAGGAAGATATAAACATGAAGCCCTATCATAGTTAGTTTAAGATCAGTATTCAGgtaccagatttggaaagtgaggTTTTAGAACCTTTGTTTCTGGAATGGTTAGATTTAtccttgtggggaaaaaagcatatactgaaatttctgttcttttccctGAGGGTCGTCCTCTTCATTTGTGTTTGGTTCTGGATCTTCAgcgcctgctgctggcccagcaTTTGGTGCCAGTCAGTTACCAGCCTTTGGCCAGAGCCAAGGGTCCAGCCAGCCAAATGCTCCAACTTTCGGATCGCTGTCGACAACGTTGTTTTCTGCTGGTTCTCAGCCTGCTCCTCCCGCTTTTGGCTCCGTGACGAGCAGTAGTCAGCCCCCTGTGTTTGGACAGCAAGCAAGCCAACAGCCAGGGTTTGGCTCTGGTACTTCCGCCACTGGTGAGTGCTGACCATCCTCTTCCTTCTTGGTCTCacaatttttttattaatttttttttaatcatggtaCATCTCAAGTTTATTTAGATTGAGGGTTTTGTTGTGTATATTGCCAGCGTTCTTTTTAAAACATCTATGGGTTAAGGCTTTAAAGTTTGTTTTGCTAATGAAATATGAAATACATGAAAAGAATGAATGATCTTGAGAATTTAAGTGTAAATAAG contains:
- the NUP153 gene encoding nuclear pore complex protein Nup153 isoform X2; amino-acid sequence: MASGGGGGKIRTRRYHLGAAKPPYARSKQQGIISRVTESVKNIVPGWLQKYFNKSEDECVDTNESTNREENPVNFHHDYPDEDTIVIDGRVTPESARINLEEPSTSRSALNFSDVLTRPSLHRSHLNCTMLDSTVPHCQPSTSSALGIGSPGLSLVKEIKDSTSQHDDDNISTTSGFSSRASDKDIAVSKNTLAPPLWSPEAERSHSLSQHTASSSKKPAFNLSAFGALSPSLGNTSVFKTSQLGDSPFYPGKTTYGGAAAAVRQTKGRIAPYQTPVRRQMKAKQANVQSYGVTSSTARRILQSLEKMSSPLADAKRIPSSVSTPLSSPVDRSVLGITGFHSKRKQMETQHPPVQKLVTPKAISLSASRTQYFKPSLTPATDSTKVRQRVDTKHKGMREKSLPAEQQVESPESNLTYPKFSTPASNGLSLGGGVSGGGKMRRERGVRYVSKPGQEQQEVEEPVLPKISLPISTTSLPQFSFSSLTSNAVSSSPSTVSTSVMNKVQLASNVGSPVFRFSSPIVKSTEAEVLPPLSQIGFTFSVPVVKSAELSGSSDTPVTSLLTLDTTTVNSTSNKKEENEEYDGPFKPAKVLKEGSVLDILKNPGFTALKAHTSTAAQPVTASTVVYTRPAISSFSAGKETSKQASSYWQSDTCNPCLQNKATDSKCGTCQAAKVSTAESTKQTISSSPSSISKSAAPTAGALGFGDKFKTAPGTWDCDTCLVQNKPEATKCIACETPKPGTGVMPALTLPAVTDTSATVTSSSSGTDAAVAPGFGDKFKKPKGSWDCTVCLVSNKAEDSKCVACQSEKPGSSVPVTSSSASAFSASSGGLLDLDKFKKPEGSWDREVGLVQNKAEATKCVACENAKPGTKAELKGFGTAPVSSNAATPSFTFGVRSSSSDSSCTLGSSRSFAFSEQGAFKFGIAFESASSNTGTGGFKFPSSSGDFKFGVSSSDSKAEDCKKEEKNSSFTFGLPPTSSQAPSTFQFGAGSLGQQEKKEEPVLGGFGFGTSSTSSIAPTESKTGVSGFGFGTVAEKEVASASFAFKKSDEKKDETPSTKAGFSFGNVESAPASQFVLGRTEEKQDPVTSAAPLVFGKKADSEEPKAQPIFSFGKPEHTKEESTAKSTFNFSFIKPSEKETEQAKPAFAFGAQTSTSDQGAVKPAFSFLSSSSSSTAVPTSSADSSNVFGSSTASSNHQPVPAPFVFGQASNTVSSSAFGNSAESTASQSFGFSQENKPATTSSSTGAAVAPFVFGSGASSSNAANSGFTFGATTTSSSTGSSSSFVFGSGSSAPAAGPAFGASQLPAFGQSQGSSQPNAPTFGSLSTTLFSAGSQPAPPAFGSVTSSSQPPVFGQQASQQPGFGSGTSATGPVFQFGSNTANFSFPNNPGVFTFGANPNAPTAPAQPSGSSGFSFNQPPAFTVGTNGKNIFSAFGSSVSGRKIKTAVRRRK